The Chlamydia poikilotherma DNA segment TAATTTTCCCCGAACATAAGATCTAATCAGGAGACCTTCATGACATTTGAAACTATTTCCGTTACCCTTGAAGAAGGCAAAACATTAGTATTTGAAACGGGGAAAATTGCTCGTCAGGCTAACGGAGCTGTTCTTGCTCGCATGGAAGAAACTTGGGTTTTCTCATCTGTTTGCGCAGCTAATCTCGAGGAACCGGTAGACTTCCTTCCTTTAAGAGTTGATTATCAAGAAAAATTTTCTTCTATAGGAAAAACTTTAGGTGGGTTCATTAAAAGAGAGGGTCGCCCAACTGAAAGAGAAATTTTAACTTCTCGTCTAATAGATCGCTCTATGCGTCCTTCTTTGCCAAATCGGTTAATGCAGGATGTTCAAGTTTTATCTTATGTATGGTCATATGATGGAGTGACTCTCCCCGATCCTATAGCTATTTGTGGTGTTTCTGCTGCATTGGCTATTTCTGATATTCCTCAAATTAGTATTGTAGCCGGTGTTCGTGTTGGCTTTGTCAACAATAGTTGGGTAGTCAATCCTACAAAAGCTGAAATGGATGTTTCTAGAATGGAACTTGTTTTAGCGGGAACTGAAAATGCTATTTTAATGATAGAGGGTCATTGTGATTTCTTTACAGAAGAGCAGGTTATCGAAGCTATTGAATTTGGTCATAAACATATAGCAACAATCTGCGGAACAATCAAAGATTGGCAAAAGAAGATAGGTAAGGAAAAGAACACTAATGTTATTGTCCCTCTTCCAGAACAAGTACAATCTTCTGTAAATGCATTTGTTGAAGGTAAATTTTCTGATCTTTTGAAAATCAAAGATAAGAAAGCTTTTGAGGCTGCTTCAAAACAGTTAGAAAATGAAATTGTAGAGAGGTTTTTAGAAGAAAATGAGATCTTCACAGCATTGAATATTAAGACAGCCTTTAAACAAGCTAAATCAAATTATATGCGTACTTTAATACGCGAACAAAGTGTTCGTTCTGATGGACGTTCAGCAACAACAATCCGCCCTATTTCTATTGACACATCCTTCCTACCACGAACGCATGGAAGTTGTTTATTCACTCGTGGAGAAACACAAACTATGGCCGTTTGTACTTTAGGTAGCGAAGCTATGGCACAACGCTACGAAGACTTGAACGGAGAAGGGTTAGCTAAATTTTATTTACAATATTTCTTCCCCCCTTTCTCTGTTGGAGAAGTAGGAAGAATAGGCTCTCCAGGAAGAAGAGAAATTGGTCATGGCAAGCTTGCTGAAAAAGCTTTAAGCCACACTTTACCTGATCCCGCAAAGTTTCCTTATACTATCCGTATAGAATCCAATATCACTGAATCTAATGGTTCTTCATCTATGGCTTCTGTTTGCGGGGGGTGTTTAGCTTTAATGGACGCCGGAGTTCCGATTAAAACTCCTATAGCTGGTATTGCTATGGGTTTAATCTTAGATAATGATCATGTAACTATTCTCTCTGATATCTCTGGATTAGAAGATCATTTAGGAGATATGGACTTTAAGGTTGCTGGGAATACTCAAGGAATCACAGCATTCCAAATGGATATCAAGGTAGAGGGTATTACTCCTGCCATTATGCAATCAGCTTTAGCTCAAGCTAAAGCTGGTCGTCAACATATCCTTGACACCATGAAAGAAGCCCTTGCAGCTCCCAAAACAGATTTATCGCAATATGCTCCTCGTATTGAAACAATGCAGATTAAACCAAACAAGATCGCTACTGTTATTGGACCTGGAGGGAAACAGATTCGTCAAATTATTGAAGAAGCTGGAGTTCAAATTGATATTAACGATTCAGGTCTTGTCAGCATCTCAGCATCTTCTCCAAAGGCAATAGAAAAAGCTAAGTCTATTATTGAAGGTCTAGTTGGCGAAGTTGAAGTTGGTAAGATCTATGAAGGTCGTGTGACATCCATCGTTCCTTTTGGAGCTTTCGTAGAAATTCTCCCAGGTAAGGAAGGGCTTTGCCATATTTCTGAGTTCTCTAAACAACGTATAGAAAACGTTGGTGATTTCGTTAAGCAAGGAGACATTCTAGCTGTTAAGCTGTTAAGCATTAACGAAAAAGGCCAATACAAACTCAGCCACAAAGCTACTCTTAGCGAATAACCTTGAAGCTATTTGAGGAAAATAAAAAAGCCACATAATTTATGTGGCTTTTTTAATATCATTACTAAATTCAAAAACTAGCTTAAGTAGTCGTGTTATTTAGTTTTAATGTACCATCTTTCATAGCATCTTCTTGAGGTGGTGGTGGTGGCAAATCATCAGATACCTTTTTAAACAACATCCCCTCTTCTTTCAAACGCGCTCTTTTCTTTTCAGGATCCCATGTATGATCCATGATTTCTTTAACATCTTTAGCATCTAAAGTTTCAAACTCAATTAACATTTGAGTCATAAGCTCTACTTCATCTCGATGCTCTCTTATAATTGTTAAAGCACGCTGATAGGCAGCATCTAACAATGCTCTTAATTCGCCGTCAATAGCTTTTGCTGTTTCGTCTGAGTAACTCTTTTCATGATACGATCCATAACCCGTAGAAGCATCCGAACGTTCGTCGTAAGTTACAGTACCTAATTGTTCACTCATTCCCCATTCGCAAACCATACTACGGACTAATTTTGTAGCCTGAGAAATGTCTTGCTGAGCACCACTAGAAATATCTCCTAAAAAGATATCTTCTGCGGCGCGACCTCCCATGAGAACAGCTAATTGATCGAAAAGTTCTTTTTTCCAATAGCTAAGCTTATTCTTCTCAGGAAGAAAATGTGTAGCTCCTAAAGATAAGCCTCTAGGAATAATCGTGACCTTATCTACAGGATCCGCATGTTGCACACAAAGACCTACAACAGCATGTCCTGATTCATGGTATGCCGTAGTTTTTCTTTCTTCAGCATCCATTTCTAAACTACGACGTTCTTTACCATAGAGAACCTTATCACGAGCCTCGGCAACATCTACAGCAGTCACTGCAGTACGATCCTTACGAGCAGCAAGAAGGGCTGCTTCATTTAATAAGTTCTCCAAATCAGCTCCGGAAGCTCCTGGAGTACTTCGTGCTACCGCCATAAGATCTACAGTAGGATCTAATTTGATTCTCTTAGCATGCACAGCTAGGATTTCAAATCTACCTTTAATGTCAGGTAAATTCATAATTACACGACGATCAAAACGGCCAGGACGTAATAACGCCTTATCCAGTACGTCAGGACGATTAGTTGCAGCCATAAGGATAACACCCTCATTCGTACCAAAACCATCCATTTCAACGAGTAATTGGTTCAATGTTTGTTCACGTTCATCATGACCGCCACCAATACCCGCGCCTCTATGACGACCTACAGCATCAATCTCATCGATGAAAATGATACAAGGAGCGTTTCTCTTAGCTTGCTCAAACATGTCGCGAATACGACTAGCGCCAACACCAACGAACATCTCTACAAAATCCGAACCTGCTATTGAGAAGAATGGTCGGTCAGCTTCCCCAGAAACCGCTTTGGCTATTAAAGTTTTCCCTGTTCCAGGAGGTCCGATTAATAATACACCCTTAGGGATTCTTCCCCCTAAACTCGTGAACTTTGTAGGATTTTTTAGAAAATCTACAATCTCTATTAATTCTTCTTTAGCTTCTTCAATACCTGCGACATCAGCAAAAGTAACTTTATTTTGTCCTTTCATTAACAAACGTGCTGGAGATTTGCCGAAAGACATCGCAGAACCATTCATACCACGCACTTGTCTGGAAAAGACAAAATAAACAAAGACAAGCACAAGGATGATGGGTAAAAACGTAAACAGGTATCCTATATAATGTGGAGCAGGCTCCTCGCTTTTAAATGTTTTCTCTAATACCAAATTACGTGGCTGATCAGGCGCTTTAAAAGTTAAGGTACGGTTATGAGAAAAACCTTCCCATTCTTGTTTTGCTCCAGAAAACCAATGAGCAAATACCTCGGGATCTTGTTTTTCTAAAGCTCGAGAAGATAATTCCTGATTATTGAAATACCAAACTACCTGGCTAAGTTCCCCTCGAAGCTTATCCAGCTGCACTTGATTAATCTGACTATCTTCAACAAGTTTCTCATATTTACTACCTTCTTCACGATATAGACGCACTGAACGCAGCTGACCAAAACGCTCACCGTTATCAGACAAAGCTAGTGATGAAGAAATTCTCTGTAAAGAACCTAAAACTTTCTGATAAAGAATACCAAGCTGCTCAGCATCCATAGATTGAGTTAGAGAAAGCTCTACTTGTTGATAGAGATCTTTTAATTCGCGTTTCAAACTCTCAGAACCCACGCCTAAAGCTGGAGACAAATACTTTCCAATCAGTTCATATAAATCTGAACCAAATGTACGTAGACTCTCACTAGATCTAGGAAGAGTTTGATAACGCTGTTCCAAAGAACGTAAGTTGATAATTTGGAAATTATTTGAACCTTCAACTACAAGGGCTGGTAAAGAAGATTTTCCTAACTCTACGCTAGGAGAAATTAAATATCCTGTTTCAGGAATAGGCGATCCGGAAATTGCAGAAAACCATAAAACAGAACTCTCAACCTCTTTTGAAAGGTTGTCTAAATTCTTATTTATTTCCTGAAGATCAAATTCTAATTGATGTCTTTGATTTATCAATTCCAAATAATGATAACGTAGTTGGCTTTCAGCTGTTGGAGATTCACGAAAACG contains these protein-coding regions:
- the ftsH gene encoding ATP-dependent zinc metalloprotease FtsH; this encodes MSKDKKMKPESKKNFPTVFFFLLFGVIFGVIAVQNFLVAKKARVSFSHQLEHLVNLKLIYPEDSRKIALNDNLVSFSGRFRESPTAESQLRYHYLELINQRHQLEFDLQEINKNLDNLSKEVESSVLWFSAISGSPIPETGYLISPSVELGKSSLPALVVEGSNNFQIINLRSLEQRYQTLPRSSESLRTFGSDLYELIGKYLSPALGVGSESLKRELKDLYQQVELSLTQSMDAEQLGILYQKVLGSLQRISSSLALSDNGERFGQLRSVRLYREEGSKYEKLVEDSQINQVQLDKLRGELSQVVWYFNNQELSSRALEKQDPEVFAHWFSGAKQEWEGFSHNRTLTFKAPDQPRNLVLEKTFKSEEPAPHYIGYLFTFLPIILVLVFVYFVFSRQVRGMNGSAMSFGKSPARLLMKGQNKVTFADVAGIEEAKEELIEIVDFLKNPTKFTSLGGRIPKGVLLIGPPGTGKTLIAKAVSGEADRPFFSIAGSDFVEMFVGVGASRIRDMFEQAKRNAPCIIFIDEIDAVGRHRGAGIGGGHDEREQTLNQLLVEMDGFGTNEGVILMAATNRPDVLDKALLRPGRFDRRVIMNLPDIKGRFEILAVHAKRIKLDPTVDLMAVARSTPGASGADLENLLNEAALLAARKDRTAVTAVDVAEARDKVLYGKERRSLEMDAEERKTTAYHESGHAVVGLCVQHADPVDKVTIIPRGLSLGATHFLPEKNKLSYWKKELFDQLAVLMGGRAAEDIFLGDISSGAQQDISQATKLVRSMVCEWGMSEQLGTVTYDERSDASTGYGSYHEKSYSDETAKAIDGELRALLDAAYQRALTIIREHRDEVELMTQMLIEFETLDAKDVKEIMDHTWDPEKKRARLKEEGMLFKKVSDDLPPPPPQEDAMKDGTLKLNNTTT
- the pnp gene encoding polyribonucleotide nucleotidyltransferase; its protein translation is MTFETISVTLEEGKTLVFETGKIARQANGAVLARMEETWVFSSVCAANLEEPVDFLPLRVDYQEKFSSIGKTLGGFIKREGRPTEREILTSRLIDRSMRPSLPNRLMQDVQVLSYVWSYDGVTLPDPIAICGVSAALAISDIPQISIVAGVRVGFVNNSWVVNPTKAEMDVSRMELVLAGTENAILMIEGHCDFFTEEQVIEAIEFGHKHIATICGTIKDWQKKIGKEKNTNVIVPLPEQVQSSVNAFVEGKFSDLLKIKDKKAFEAASKQLENEIVERFLEENEIFTALNIKTAFKQAKSNYMRTLIREQSVRSDGRSATTIRPISIDTSFLPRTHGSCLFTRGETQTMAVCTLGSEAMAQRYEDLNGEGLAKFYLQYFFPPFSVGEVGRIGSPGRREIGHGKLAEKALSHTLPDPAKFPYTIRIESNITESNGSSSMASVCGGCLALMDAGVPIKTPIAGIAMGLILDNDHVTILSDISGLEDHLGDMDFKVAGNTQGITAFQMDIKVEGITPAIMQSALAQAKAGRQHILDTMKEALAAPKTDLSQYAPRIETMQIKPNKIATVIGPGGKQIRQIIEEAGVQIDINDSGLVSISASSPKAIEKAKSIIEGLVGEVEVGKIYEGRVTSIVPFGAFVEILPGKEGLCHISEFSKQRIENVGDFVKQGDILAVKLLSINEKGQYKLSHKATLSE